The Geobacter sp. AOG2 genome includes a window with the following:
- a CDS encoding ChaN family lipoprotein, giving the protein MARFFPLVAMVALSLFTMTACAPVGRQVMGDPQDPYPLAAPPRIGQVVHLPTGILVSPEQMLAVAGDARIVYVGETHDNPASHRLELQVLQALAERYPDRVALGMEMFVRSQQPILDRWVAGKLDEKAFLKESRWFEIWNMDFAYYRDLLNFARERHIPVIALDAEKNLVRAVRSKAPEQLSPAERAQLPELDLADPYERGLVTAVFGDHIHGGMVLDNFVHAQTVRDETMAESAARYLASPAGQGKHLLVVAGGDHVSNGFGIPRRVFRRLPTSYVIIGGKEINLSPEKKSRLMHVDIPDFPMVPYDFQVYQAYEDLPETGVRLGVMIEPARTGHGLEVKAVLPGSNADRTGLKQGDLLLSFDGERLTDNFDLTYAVQQKHPGDRGVVQVERQGAVLKLEVVFQATRKDHQHGKP; this is encoded by the coding sequence ATGGCCCGTTTCTTTCCATTGGTAGCTATGGTTGCCCTGAGTCTGTTCACCATGACCGCCTGTGCCCCCGTCGGCAGGCAGGTAATGGGCGACCCCCAGGACCCCTATCCGCTCGCAGCGCCGCCCCGGATCGGCCAGGTCGTCCATCTGCCGACCGGCATCCTGGTCAGCCCGGAGCAGATGCTGGCCGTAGCGGGAGACGCACGCATCGTCTATGTGGGTGAGACCCATGACAACCCGGCTTCCCACCGTTTGGAGCTCCAGGTCCTTCAGGCCCTTGCCGAACGCTATCCCGACCGGGTGGCGCTGGGCATGGAGATGTTCGTGCGGTCCCAGCAGCCGATCCTTGACCGCTGGGTTGCCGGAAAGCTGGATGAAAAGGCCTTTCTCAAGGAATCCCGCTGGTTCGAAATCTGGAATATGGATTTTGCCTACTACAGGGACCTGCTGAACTTTGCCCGCGAACGGCACATCCCGGTCATCGCCCTGGATGCCGAGAAAAACCTGGTGCGGGCGGTACGCAGCAAGGCGCCGGAGCAGCTTAGCCCGGCAGAGCGGGCCCAATTGCCGGAACTCGACCTGGCCGACCCGTATGAGCGAGGTTTGGTGACGGCCGTCTTCGGCGATCACATTCATGGGGGAATGGTCCTCGACAATTTTGTCCACGCCCAGACCGTGCGGGACGAAACCATGGCCGAATCGGCGGCCCGCTACCTGGCAAGCCCGGCAGGACAGGGCAAACATCTGCTGGTGGTCGCCGGCGGCGATCATGTCAGCAACGGTTTCGGCATTCCGCGCCGGGTTTTCCGCCGCCTTCCCACATCCTATGTTATCATCGGCGGCAAGGAGATCAATCTCTCTCCCGAGAAGAAGAGCCGTTTGATGCACGTCGATATTCCCGATTTCCCCATGGTGCCCTACGATTTCCAGGTGTACCAGGCCTATGAGGACCTGCCGGAGACGGGGGTCCGCCTCGGCGTGATGATCGAACCGGCGCGAACCGGCCACGGTCTGGAAGTGAAGGCGGTGCTGCCCGGTTCCAACGCCGACCGCACGGGCCTGAAACAGGGAGACCTGTTGCTTTCCTTCGACGGCGAGAGGCTGACCGACAACTTTGACCTGACCTATGCCGTGCAGCAGAAACACCCCGGCGACCGCGGGGTCGTGCAGGTCGAGCGGCAGGGCGCGGTCCTGAAGCTGGAGGTCGTGTTCCAGGCGACACGGAAAGACCATCAACACGGCAAACCGTAA
- a CDS encoding DJ-1/PfpI family protein: MDRKRVGIVLFDEIEVLDFCGPFEVFSTVRLNEAKRREEPSPFEVLLVAENNDPVTTSGGMRVVPGVTFATCPRLDILVVPGGWGTRRELDNPVMLQWLRERNAEVETLTSVCTGAMLLGCAGLLDGLHATTHWRSLDWMRDSFPAVTVEYGQHVVEDGRVVTSAGISAGIDMALTVVARYHGGEVARATARHMEYPYPESNARRIVL; this comes from the coding sequence ATGGACAGGAAACGCGTGGGTATCGTGCTGTTCGACGAGATTGAGGTGCTCGACTTCTGCGGACCGTTCGAGGTCTTTTCCACGGTGCGGCTCAACGAGGCAAAGCGACGCGAGGAGCCCTCACCCTTCGAGGTGTTGCTGGTGGCCGAGAACAACGATCCCGTCACCACCTCGGGCGGGATGAGGGTCGTGCCCGGCGTCACCTTCGCAACCTGCCCGAGGCTGGATATCCTTGTGGTGCCGGGCGGTTGGGGTACCCGGAGGGAACTGGACAACCCGGTGATGCTCCAATGGCTGCGCGAGCGCAATGCCGAGGTGGAAACGCTGACCTCGGTATGTACCGGGGCCATGCTGTTGGGCTGTGCCGGCCTGCTCGACGGGCTGCATGCCACGACCCACTGGCGCTCCCTGGACTGGATGCGCGACTCGTTTCCCGCCGTGACGGTGGAATACGGCCAGCATGTGGTGGAGGACGGGCGCGTCGTTACGTCCGCCGGGATCTCGGCCGGCATCGACATGGCGCTCACGGTGGTCGCCCGCTACCATGGCGGGGAGGTGGCGCGGGCCACGGCCCGGCACATGGAGTACCCGTATCCTGAGTCGAATGCCCGGAGAATAGTATTGTAG
- a CDS encoding GntR family transcriptional regulator codes for MFILNNNGDIPLYKQLYNQIRERVLSGQMSADFKLPSVRDLADELSVSRNTVEAAYLMCGLDEQDKWPNARKEMAKRY; via the coding sequence ATGTTCATTCTGAATAACAACGGGGATATACCGCTCTACAAACAACTCTATAATCAGATAAGAGAACGAGTTCTCTCGGGGCAGATGTCCGCGGATTTCAAGCTCCCCTCCGTCAGGGATTTGGCTGACGAACTTTCGGTCAGCCGAAACACCGTGGAGGCTGCCTATCTCATGTGCGGGCTTGATGAACAGGACAAGTGGCCTAACGCCAGAAAAGAAATGGCAAAAAGGTACTGA
- a CDS encoding pyridoxamine 5'-phosphate oxidase family protein, with protein MIPDKLLEVLKHDGVVAIATLGEEGPHMVNTWNSYVRISEDGRLLIPAGYMHRTEANIAFNNNVLITLGSSKVAGNLGPGIGFLIKGTAHFITTGPDFDVIKAKFAWARATVAVTIETVTQTL; from the coding sequence ATGATTCCGGATAAACTGTTGGAAGTGCTGAAACACGATGGGGTCGTTGCCATTGCGACCCTTGGAGAAGAAGGTCCGCATATGGTCAATACCTGGAACAGTTACGTGAGAATCTCCGAGGATGGCCGCTTGTTGATTCCTGCCGGTTACATGCACCGCACGGAGGCGAACATCGCCTTCAACAACAACGTATTGATTACGTTGGGAAGCAGCAAGGTAGCAGGCAATCTCGGTCCGGGCATCGGTTTCCTTATCAAGGGTACGGCGCATTTTATTACTACCGGACCGGATTTCGATGTAATCAAGGCGAAGTTCGCGTGGGCACGGGCCACCGTGGCTGTCACCATTGAGACGGTCACCCAGACGTTGTAA